A stretch of DNA from Acipenser ruthenus chromosome 21, fAciRut3.2 maternal haplotype, whole genome shotgun sequence:
AGGCGGAGCGTCTGCATGAGCTGAAGCTACAGAACATTCGGAATGTAATCCAAGCCATCCGAGCAGAGGTGGTGGCCTACTGGGAAAAATGCTTCTACAGCCCTGAGCAGAGGCAGGCCTTCGCACCCTACTATGATGGTTTGTTTACAAGCTTTACCATGACCACAGATATATAATTGATCTTAGTTTTATCTGGATTACCTATTACCTACTGTGAATACATTGTAGTGTGCATAAGTAGATTGAGCTGTGCTGGAGCCCGTGTATTTTATTGTGCTGTCTGTTCCCTTTAACAGAGGATTACACAGAGGACCTGCTGAGTCTGCACGATGCTGAGATCCTGCATCTGAAGCAGCACTATGAGGATCACAGAGAGCTCTTTGAAGGGGTACACAGATGGCAGGAGAGCTGGACGCTATACCTGGAGCTTGACGTAAGAGTGTGGCATGATGAGAAAGTATATTACCAGCACTGGGCTCACCGACCCTAACACTCCTCTCTGTCTGACTTCTCATTACAGAGAAAAGCAACAGATCCGTCAAGGTTTACAAACAGAGGAGGGAACCTTCTGAAGGAAGAGAAGCAGAGAGCAGATCTTCACAAAAACTTGCCTAAAGTAAGAGAATTACTGAACGGTACAGTTATTCAAAACTGCTTGAAATCTGACTGAAATCTCAGAATACGGATGAAAGGAATGCAGCAGGTACATTGGCATGGTGAGGAGTTAACATTGTAATTCATTTCCCTTTCCTGCTGTGCCGGCAGCTGGAAAAGAAGTTGAAGGCGCAGATCGATGACTGGGAGCAGGAGCAGGGCCGGGAGTTCCTGGTGAGCGGACAGAAGTTCCTGCAGTTTGTGGAAGAGCAGTGGGAGCTTCACCGTCTGGAGAAGGAGAGGGAAAAGCAGGAACGGGTGAGGAATCTTAGAAGGGGAGAGTGTACAACCTGCATATTGGATATTTAACAGTATATTGAACTAATTCTGCCTAAATAATAGGATGGCACTTGGCTGTGGCACACTGTGAACTAATATGTTATTGAATTGTACATGCTGTATTAATCGGTCACAACAGAAATGAGCTTGTCACCAAATAAGTTTGACACATGTAACCTCACAGTCTTTGCTTTTCATTTCTATTTGACACTGTATTTTAATTGGCTCGTGTATCCACTTTCTGTATTATCTAAATGGCATAAACCCTATTAGCAGTGGTATAAACTAAATCTGTACACTGTCTGAACAGAGCTTTAtaaaattgggcttagataactTTAATTTGCAATTAACTCCTTTGTTCCGTTTTACAGCAAATGAAAAAGACCAAGCAGATAGAAGAGGAGATGCTGTATGGCACTGCTCCAAGAACTCCATCCAAACGAAGGTTTCTGGGAGCAAACACTCCTGGAAAAGTGCGTAGGGTAAGAGTGTGCTTGTGACAGGTCCTGACTTATCCTGTCTTTTGAGAGAAGAAAAGAAGCAGGTGaatcaataaaaatgaaattctgtctgtgtggagtgcagtatgcgccttatagcctggacgtcgccggtttgagtccaggctattccattgccgaccgtggacgggatctcccgaaagcggtcggctgacggcacacggttcggaggacagcgtgtgttcgtcttcaccgctcccgagtcagcgcaggagtggtagcggtgagctgagcttaaataataattggatattctaaattgggagaaaataatagaaaataattggcaactactaaattaaaacaacaacaaaaaaaaaaaccacgaagTTCTGTCAGGTTATTCTACCCTTCTATTGGCTTGGCTTGTGCTGCAAATATTAACCTGTTGGCTTCAGGCAGTCCTGCAACTAACTTTCCCTGCTTTTTTTCTCCCCAGCTCAATGCTACCTCAGTCTCTAGTGCCAATCCCAACAGCACGGTACGTTCTGCCTTCGGTGGGACTCTCTGTCACTCCCCTGTGTCCCGTCCCCCACTCTTGGGAAGCAAGGTCAGTTTCAGCATAGCTTACACATATAGTAGAATGGTATCTCTGTTGTTAATATTACTGAGCCGCTCGGCATATTCTGTGACTAACATGACTTGCAAAGTATAAACCCTGCTGTGTACCCCTGTCTTTGAACTGTAGTGCCCTTTCTAACAATACCTGACTCAAACTTCTTTGCAAGAAAAGGGGCAAGGAGCGAAAGAGGGCATCCTACTCGATAATTTAGAAtttcatttatattatatatctaATAGATTTTTTGTCTGTAACCTAAATGTGTATAATTTTAAAtagttctatatatttttttttttgtagcctgTCCAGCCGGTTCGAACTCCAGGACGCAGCAAGCCTCCCCGCATGGGGGTGCTGGAGCGGAACAAGGAGAATGTGTCCCAGTTGAATGGAACTGCCATGAGTGGTGCGTTCAAGGGCACAGCTAGTCCACAGTGTAACTTCAGCAGTAACACTGTTGCCAGCACCTATTCTGAGTTTGCGGTAATTCACTTTTCTGAAAACATCTACCAATCTCTTCAGTAACACACAGTCGGGTATAGCTGAGGGATTGCAGGCTAACCTGGAGGGAGAAAGGGAAATTGATTTTGCCTTCATCTATGTAGCTTTTAATTCTGTTACTTTGCACGTTCTAAACACTTTGAATTAATGTGAAGGGTTTATGAACGTAATTGCATAGAGAAGGTGCCATGCATATTTTGATTTGACCCAGAAAGCAACATTGTCCCCTGCAATTCCCTTTTATGACTAGGTTTCATGGTAAATTTGTATAATTTCTATTCTGCATTTGTAGAAGGATTTTGCCCATACAGACTCTACCGCCCTCAGTTCAAGGTCTGTATGAACTGTAAATCCATGTCCTTGTCTGCATAATCCTACTGTACCCTGCAGCCTTCATCCTCTACTACTGGCATGTTTAGCTATTGGTACAGGTCTTTAGTGAAACTTTTTTGAATTCCTGCATTTATTAATCTCCACTTTATTGCACTCCCCACTGTCCCTTCCCAAAACTGATGATAGTGTCATTCGACTGGATCAAAGTCAACCGTATAAAACATTCTGCCTGAAGAATAGGAAATAGGAAAACTTGACTGTatgtttctgtttgtgtttgctaTATATCTTGGGTTATACATTCAGTGCTCTGGCTGCTTCTCTGTATTGCTTGATTTCAACTAGGTTGATTTACTAACTTCAGTTAATTTCATTCCCTTTCCCTCTGTATCCTCTCGCATGTCCAAGTAGAACAACACCACATATATCAGCAAACTAGAGTCATTTTATCCAGGGATTGGTAGATGGTTTGCCTGTGGAAAacaaatgatgaaatacagaagtAATATGAACTTAAACCAAAGGTTAGACTATCAAAGAATAAATGAATTTGCATTCGGAATGGTGGCTGACTGTACCGTCATTGTTAAATGAAGCTGCAGTTTTAATATAGAAGTGATGCATGATGAGTATTCTCTACTGTCTATTGCAGAGGTGATCTTGGGTTTAAGTCCCAGTTCAACCACTGATTTAAAATTAAATCTTCAACTATTAGTACTTTAGTGAATCCCAGTAGAACACCTTTAGAGTAATGTTTTTAGTTTCAGGATGAGAACCCTTGAGATGCATAATATCCTGGTGGGATGGTTCCATAAGCTGCATCACAATGTACATGCATCAATAAGTAGAACAGAGAATAACTGTTCCTCGGATGTAATACAATCTCTAAAGTAATGCTCTTATTTAATGGTAATGGCAAGCAAACATTTGTAACCAAACAGCTAGTCTTCCTTTAACTTTGAATTCAAGAAAATAattatcatgtatttatttttcttcctgcTAAAATAAACGTGTATCTATTGATTCTGTGATTCTTAAAGCAGCATGTCTATGATTACAATTGGTGCAATTAAACAATATCTGATTTGAAATTGATGTGAAAAATATTGGCCATTGCAAGTTAACAAAAAAAGGCACCGGCTCTGTTTCACATAATACCATACTACGCCTCTTATCTTTTTGGCTTGTCAAACTATTTGCAGAAAGTTAGTTGGACAAATCAAATCGGCACTGCTTTAAAAGGTTTTGGTTATTTCCTCAGAATTATAGAACTGCAGCTAATGGTACAGTATCTAAAAGCATAGAAATAACTGAATGTGTCGAGATGTATTTAAAACTaacaaatgatttattttgtttcaacAGCGAGAACTTTCAAAAGCATCCAAATCTAACTGCAATTCTGGAATCCTAAACTCTACTATTACCAGCCATCGCACCTGACTGCCAGCAGCGTTTGATTCTGGAATCCTAAACTCTACTATTACCAGCCATCACACCTGACTGCCAGCAGCGTTTGATTCTGGAATCCTAAACTCTACTATTACCAGCCATCGCACCTGACAGCCAGCAGCGTTTGGAAATGGAAAGTAGCAGGGCAGGCTTCAAACCTTTGGAGTACTTTGTAAATGTGGGCTTTTGggtgcatttattttaatgaaggtaAACCTATAAGAAAAATATACAAACAGCAGCATAACCAGCCAGAATATATTTAACTGCTAGTTTTAAAATCAGCAAGCTTTGTTATAATCAACactatttttcttaatactaattAACACTGTTTTAAAGAAAGTGACATGCAAGGTTAAGTTTgaccttgtttattattataattgtttttttaatgtatttattattttcaatgtccAGTACTGGTTATGTCTagcttttagttttatttttcttcatatgTTTTAGCTAATGAATAGTAGCTACATTTATGTACTTTGCTAAACTAATTTTAACCTGTTAGTTTTATTATGTATATACTGTTAAAAGTTAATAATCATGTAAGTTTTGCACATTTCTTGGCACTACATCTGTACAATAGTGCTTTGCTTGTCATAGTTATTCCTAATGTTATACTGTACTTTTCAACTTGTATTTCAGGAGGGTCTTGATACGCTACATATAGTTTAGGGTTCTCTGTGTAGTGAGGACTGTCCATCACGAACAAAGCTTTCTATTTCTGCCTGGTAGAGTGCTATTCATATTTATGTAAGAGGCTCTGCTTTCTGAGAATCTCTGTAAATACATTTCTGGTTCTGTAGCTCTAGGATTACACTGAAAATGAATGGGCTCTTCAAGAAATAAACTGAACAAAGTAAATAGCAAACATTATGTTAGAAAAGCAAAACTGTTGTGATCGACTGACTAAAGAAGGTCTTGTTTGAATTGAAGTGGTTgctatttgtgtttgttaaaggaaaaagtttattaaatgtaaatgttagaAAAAACCTTATGCTAAAATAAACTCCAATGTCTTgtaagaaaacactgtaaattaGTTTCTGTTTTTAGAGCGGTGTGGAATATAGGTATGATTTAAACTGTACAATTGTTAtctataaaatcaatataatCACTTGTTTATACTTGCTTGGTTTTTTTCTGTCTTCAGGTGTTACTAATGGTTTTAAGTCTTTGTCAATGTGTAAGTTTCATAAAAGACATTGCCAAAGCCTTTTTGATAATAACgttttttattacaaaatatattttaattgagTGCTTGGTCTGTATATGATAAAGGCTTATTTTTCCATATAGCCGCAAAAAGAACGCAACGATACCTTTTGAAATCGACAAACATAATGTGGCCATTATTATTGGGTTAAAGTAAGTATGATTACATTTTGGCAGGCCAGTTATAGATTTGACCATTGCCAATTatcttaaatatacagtatacttgtCATATTTTACACACATCCACATGCTCTATTTGGGCCAAATATATTGGTTGTGTTTCATAAATATAATTGTACTAATACGCACAATCCTTTTTCATATGGGATCTGACGGCAAACATACTGAGTTGAGTGTTTTTGAGTACTGTGACTATTTTTCAATATAACCATCCACATAAAAGTTATATTTCTAACGTTTTCTTTTtgtgagtagaagaaataagacacttacaacaaaaaaaaaaaacgctattaCAACCCGCttatcgcacttaacaaaactgtatttaatagcggttttttttttatgagtagaagaaataagatacttacaaaaaaataaagtaaacgctattaaatacagttttgttaagtgcgattagcgggttgtcaaagttttgatttggtccgagCCCAGGTTTCAGAGCAAGAACGATTTAATGGAACACCTTCCGGGTTAGACACATGTAGTTCTCAGTGCTGAGAAATATCCCTTCAAATAACGATGGATGGTTTTGAAAGGGATTTAGTTTGTGCTCTAAAAGAAGTTGTGAATGATAGTAACTGGCAATACGTGGGAGTAAAAGAGATGTTTAATTCACCCTGCACCAAGTGAGTTCGTAATATTTATTGTAAGCACAGCCACGGACAGGCACTGATGAAATCATACTAGTGCTGGCTATTCAGATCAGCAACTTGCGATTAGAATGGAAAAAACAAGAGTCAAATGTTCTCCTTTTGAGAGAATTAACCAGATCTGTGTTTTTCTTAGCAGTGCCTAATTTATTGTTGCATTACTGCACTTCCTTTAGTGTCCATGGGATACAGGTATTTTGCGAGAAAGGTAGCCTTGCATGATATAGATAGTTTATGCGAGGAGAAGGACAGACAGATACATTGTTCGTTTTCCTATGTTCATACAGACTGTATTCTGAAGATGGTGAACATGTAGTTCTTGTGCACACAGAGGATGGCCGATTCTGGGCAATGGATTCTGCATGTCCGCACGAAGGTGCTGTATATAAATCTGTTTATAACACTTCCAAAATGTTAACGTCGAACAAATGTATTCTATTGCACTGGGTGAATAAAACTTTCCTGTATGTTATATAACATGTTCTTTGAGCCAAAGAACATATTGCTATTCCCACAGATCACGTATTGACTTGattgggacatattttcaaagcgtttcctccagtctttaattaactcctgtgaCAACCAAACAACTTCTGGATGCTTAAGGAAGTTTGGGATTATGTTACTTAGTTGTGTAGTTCTAGTATGTAAAAATTAACAGGtcttttacctttttaaaaagaaTTGGAGTTAATTAAAGCCCTGATTTTAACCTTATAAACGAACTGAAtgaatgagtgtgtgtttgtgtgtgcagggGGTCCACTTGAGCTTGGGGACATTGAAGATGTAGGCAATGGAAAGCTGGCATTAATCTGCCCCTGGCATCACTTTGATTTCTGTTTGGACACTGGGAGCTCATCCACCGGACTTCAGGTGAGACTTGGAGCAATGGAAGCTGGCTTAGTCATGGACCAAGAAAATAGCAACATGTTACTGTGCTACACATTGGAAATCATTTTGTAGTAACTTCTAAATGCAGATCTTTTTAGAACTCCTTCCCTGCTAATAATCTGCCTCTCTTTCCTGTTTAATGATATTCACAGAAgtagaaaataaaacatattgactTTAACCAAATAAAATGTAAGACTAAAAGGCTTGAACCATTTTATTACTTTTCAATTTAACACCATGTTCCTGTTAACAGAACCAAGTGTACGAGGTCCGAGAGTTCAATGGCAAGATTTACATTGAAACACAAAGCAGGTTGTCGCTGAGTCCTGAAACCGAGACGGCAGCTGTGCCCTTTGGTAAGAACTATCTTGTGTTCTGTGTGTTCAATAAGGCAAGTTgcatggtttaaaaagtgtgtaaCACTAAACCCTACACACCAGCACACCTTGTTTTTCTTATACCTTATTTAACTTTTCCAAATCTTGTTTAGACAGCTTGACACCTAGGCTTCCAGTACCTGTTTGCTCTGAAGATACACTCTGTTTCTGGGCAGCTAAAATCCTGTGCACACCTGAGCCCAAAGAGAAGGTAACGCAATCATCACTGCATTCCAGGCAGTGGATACAAACCCTACAATACTACACAGGtaaaatacactttcaaacaaacaaaaaaaacggtaTTCCTGTTGACACAAAGCCAGCTTTTCAAGAACATTTAAAGCAAACATCTCTTTTGACATACTTTCTGGTAGTTTGTTACTGCTCATTTCTATTCATTTCACTTTAGCAGGGTCTGAACATgtgactggctgcaaagcatgtcatgAGGGAAAGCATTTCACTCAAATTGCAATAGTGACACCtggaatggaagtgcacaattgGGTAGATttaaggaattgtatttcaagttATTAAACACCTTTGAGCAGCAAGGATTGAATTACAAGGATTCCGAACAGGTCTGTAATAGCTGGTAGTCTTCAGGTGTGTCAGGTGCCATTTCTTTTCTGTCCTCAAGGTGGCGCTGACACACCAGGTTCAGGAGCAGTGGAATTCTGGGCAGATTTCCAAAATTGGGCACGCAGAAGCACCGGAGCAGCCGAGCAGAGAGGAGAGCCTGACAGTGCGGGAGCCAGGGAGGATCAAACGAGGGAAAGGGGGCACGCTGGTAAGAGAGCCATGAAAACAGTAGCATCGGAACAGTTAGAAACTCTTTGTGTTTCGTAATGCTCTCTGACAGAACAGAACTTGTTCTACTTAGGAGAACCGTATGTTTACAGTGAGACCTGGATTACCCAGTCACCACTGGCACTGAACATTGGTGGCTGTCTATTTAAGGCTGTCATTCACTTACAGAGAAGAATTAAATACGCATGTCGTGGGTTTATTTGCTGGTACAAGCAGGTGATTGTTGCTTAGTTAGATTGCAATGAAagttttttctgtattttctgaAGGGGTTTTCCTGTTTTTGTTTCTAAAGGCCAGTAGAATCGCCTTGCTGCATCCCCTAGCTAACATCGAGCAGTGGGCGATAGACCTGTCATGGGACATCATTGTGAGGTTTGCCACAGTGAGGTTACAGAACGGAGAACAGCTGCCTCGGGAGTTTTTCAATGACTTTGTAAAGGTAGCTGGAGATGAGGCCAAGGTTGGTGTTCCTGGTTGAGTTTATATGGGATTTTCAGAAGGAACTTAGTACATCCACTTTTCAAATATAAAACTAGCCTGTCTACTTTGGAGGGAAAGCCTTGGatacatacagtattatatatgtATACCTTCTTTATAATATCAGGGTCTCATTTGGATTCTGTGTTTTATTGTTCAGCATTACCAGTTATTGGAGAAGAGGATCACAGAGCTAGGCAGCTTCTTCGGATCTCTACCTGTGCACAATGGTATGTAGCTTCAGTAGTCTGCAACGTGTGCAAATACCATCTCACATGCGAGTCATAACAGATCAAGCCTCGTATTGAGACAAGCAACAGACGCGCTAGTCGTCCAAATCCCACAAAGCATCCACACGTCTCAAGACCGTCTGTGTATGTCAGCAAAGTGTCTATATAAATGAAAGTTTTACCAGAACATGTGAAATATAGGGATCTCTGAGGAATGTAGAGAGGTTTCACTGTATACTCCTCTTCTGTGCTTGCAGGGCTGTGGCAGTCAGCAGCAGACACCTCCCACGACCTCATGGCCCGGCTGGCAGTAGTGCACATGGTACATGAAGCCAGGTATGCCTCTCTAACCATCAGCTAGTGTTCAGTTTGCAGTTACTTTCACAGGCTGTGGAGACACACTGTTACTTTGCAGGTAGTTTTTACAAGAGGTTTTTCAGCATCCTGTACTGCAAATGTCAGTATGACCATCCATTTGTGTGTGTCGTACTTACTGCATCTTGCTCAGTACCCCTAACACAATGTCCTATGTCTCGAATGCTGTGCTGTTTTTAATAACGCTCCAAAGCCAGTACGTGAATGTTTGATCCACATGTTCTCCCTGCAGAGGTCTTGATGTCCACCCTCAGACGCTGGCCCGCTTTGCAGCTCAGAGTGATGAGAGCTCTGTGAAGATTCTGGAGGTGATCTACAGAGATGAAATCACTCACGTGGCTGCAGGGCTGCGATGGTTCACCTACATCTGTGCTAAGGAGAAGCGGGTAGGTCTTCAGAAGTAAAACTGCACACAAACCAGATGTCTTCCAGACCAGGTCTTTGATGAACCAAGTGAACCTCCAGCTAGGTCCTAAAGCTATTCATTATCTCATTATACCTGTTCAAGCTAGTGTCgtccctccaggaccagagttgccAACACTGCTATACGGTCTTACAAACCCCAAAGAAATACTGGTCCTTTATGACTGTACAGTATGAGTCAAAGTTCAATATTAACCTCATCTATGGTCTATGATAATAATATCAGTAAAAATCAAAAGGCTTATCATTTCTGTATCGGTTTTCTGTCTCCAGGACCATGTGTCTACATTTCATGATCTGGTGAAACAGCACTTTAAAGGCTACCTCAAGCCTCCGTTTAACAGTGAGGGAAGAAAAACCGCAGGGATGACTGAAGAGGTAACCATTTCCATACTGTCTTTGTACAGAGCAGTTACTGAATCATTGTACACAAGCTTCTTCATAAGTGATGTTCTCGTTTCAGTGGTACCTTCCTTTAGTGAGGCCTTCTTAGTATGAATGGATTTCTGGGTGAAACGCATGAAGGGATGAAAGCATCAATATGCAATTTCCAAAGACAAGCCAAGAGGACCCTTCCTTTCCCTGACACCTCTTCACCGCAGGCAGCCGTGGTTTGTTAGCTACAGCGGGTTAATCCAGGACTGAAAAATGGATTTCAGAGGGAAGTAGATGACATTATGTATATTCTGGATTTTAGAAGGAATCGTCAGTTTTAAGTTTTAAAAGAGAATTAGCCTCTTAATACTGTACTCCCTGCCGGTGCATGTGTTCATGTGGGGAATactgggttggcagggaggggattAAATTTCTCtgtgtcaaaacacgtgggactgtggctggagctgtgaattgaataagtgattaaatgattaaggttccagccacagGTGTTAGTTAGAAAAAGGACAGGATTAACGTTGGTAGTGAAGGTCTAaggtctgtgttctgtgttctggtcCGTGAGTTtttgtgtagaccttttgttttgacccttgtgcctttttatttgttaatgtgttttgtttagtgtttgtgttttattattaaacgtgTGCATTAGCGCTTGAAACTGCatcttctgtgtctgagtctcccttcctggtcgAAACAGCATTGCCCGtgatgctgtcctgtcacagtTACCAAGAAAAACAGGCTGACACAATGTAACTACATCACAAGAACATTTTAAAGTTCTTTGTTTTGTCTGTTGCtactaaatatttaattaaaaaaataaattttatataattaatacatgcgAGTGTTTTAGATTTGTATATCTATATTACAAACAAGTAGACATGGTGTTTTTGtaagaaaaaatatttaattttcagCGCAGTTAACACTACGCATATTTACCCGCGCTACACTCCTAAAGGGCTCCTCCTCTTGGTGTGTGGCATGTTTTAGACCTGCTGGTGCAGCTTTCTTTTTTTCACGCTTTTGGGTTCTGGTTTGTACGTTTGGAAAAGACACTCTCTTTGCTGCCTTTCTGATTTTCTTAGAAAATACCGATGGAGATAGCCATTGTAGAAATCTGCTGCTGAAAGcctcttcttcaatttcactgctctgaaccccacccagccatcctgaaaaataaatgaaacattccTGTAGTACCAGATTCACCAGTGAAACACAGTACTGAACAACCCTAGACAAAGAAACGGGTCTAGTCAATTGATCtgcggcagatctaaatactgctgtcatttaaatcattaaaatagtcacttttttcacattttatagaCAGAAATAGCTTAACAGGCACTGCTGGATATTTTTTGATTTTCCTGGAGCCATTTAGATCAAATCAATATACCCAAGATCTCACTTTATATTTTGTTATTCTACACCAAACGCTGAACCACGCCGTATCTGCTATACAACCATATGTATTCGTATTAAGTAAATGGTGCTGATTGTAATATCAGTTTATGATTTTATACCTTACAGCAAACCAGCAGTGTGTTTGACTCCTTGTGATACAATAAGGACCCAGGGGTTGGTTTTCTTTGCTGTTCAGATTCTGACAAAGAAGAAAATGTGGTATTAGGTTATTTAAGGAACACAACTCTGGTGCCCAAAAACATCAACAATGGAACTGTACCTGAAACAACTGGAATTTCATTCTGTCCTACAAAATCCAGCAGTTTTATTGTGTCTCCCATCCACAGCGTTCTCAATGAGATCTATTGTAGAAACACAAACATCAGTGCCCAGTTATAATATGAAGAAACGGATTAACAAGACATTTATACTCTAGTATAGGTACGTTTCAAATGAGTCTTTTAACCAATTTAGGGTTAATGTAAAACATCTGGATACAGAACTTGTTAACTTCAATAGCATCTTCAGTTGATCACATGTTCatctgtatttcttgttcttaccCTGGATCCGATTGCCTGGAACAGTCGTCCAATCTGATCACAGGATTGGTCCTCCCAGTTTACCCAGCTCATATCCACACTGATCTTAGGAGCTACAAACAGGGCGAGAGGGGAGAGGACATCACAATCCTAATTGTAAACTAGCAGATACACAAATTGCACAGGCAGGTCTGGACAAAAGGAAAAGTCAACAACACTGCATTATCAACGTGCAAACAATACTCAACCAAACTAATGGGGAACTTACCAAAAGTCGCCCCTTGCTTTGACTGTTCCTTTTTATTCTGTATTCTTTCTGGTAAATTTTCCAGAGTTGAAATTAGCTGTAAAAGCAATAGATGAATGATTAAAAACAGTGTGCCTAACCGTTTAACAATATTATTGTTAAAATTAAATATGAAACTGTACAGAAACTTTTCTGTGATATGTCTGCTTATATATTGTCTGCTGATTTTAAAGCTTTAAAGTTGGTTAGAGTTTAGTGCCATCAGATGGCAGCATAAACCCAAAAACGAGAAAGTGCTACTATGGGTTTTCATATGGGGCATACAGCTCTTTACATTAGTATGTTTTAGAGCTGAATGATTCAAATTTGCAGAAGTTGATTCTGAGATGTAAAGGTAGTTTATGACAATGAATAACAAAGCCATATTTGAAGTTCCCCCAACTTACCATTTTTGCACCCATTTTGGCAAGAGTTGCCCCAAGCTCCTGGGCTGTGCAATGTGGCTGAACCAGGCACTTGTCCTGAATCAGAATTGGACCCACATCAAACCTAAAGTGAATATGAACAATGAAAACATGAGTaaaataaagtatataatatTATAGTTATAATTGCAGATACTGAAGTTATTTAATTAACTATCCTAGTATCTTCCAAACAGTTACTGACAGTAATGTTGAACAAGCTAATAATAAAGCATTAGTAAAAATGGGCACCTTTTCGGTCTAATCTGCATGATGGTGACCCCAGTCTCAGTGTCCCCATTTAGAACAGTGTGGAACACTGGAGCAGGTCCACGCCACCTCGGAAGAAGACTGGGATGGACGTTCAATATG
This window harbors:
- the LOC117427846 gene encoding uncharacterized protein HI_0077-like; amino-acid sequence: MDGFERDLVCALKEVVNDSNWQYVGVKEMFNSPCTKLYSEDGEHVVLVHTEDGRFWAMDSACPHEGGPLELGDIEDVGNGKLALICPWHHFDFCLDTGSSSTGLQNQVYEVREFNGKIYIETQSRLSLSPETETAAVPFDSLTPRLPVPVCSEDTLCFWAAKILCTPEPKEKVALTHQVQEQWNSGQISKIGHAEAPEQPSREESLTVREPGRIKRGKGGTLASRIALLHPLANIEQWAIDLSWDIIVRFATVRLQNGEQLPREFFNDFVKVAGDEAKHYQLLEKRITELGSFFGSLPVHNGLWQSAADTSHDLMARLAVVHMVHEARGLDVHPQTLARFAAQSDESSVKILEVIYRDEITHVAAGLRWFTYICAKEKRDHVSTFHDLVKQHFKGYLKPPFNSEGRKTAGMTEEWYLPLVRPS
- the LOC117427847 gene encoding methionyl-tRNA formyltransferase, mitochondrial-like isoform X2, giving the protein MYVTMWIQLKHIGSHCVITRVWHQRKLFRNYACLWRVSSRLRELRVFSNDSKRTHDSPCSFASNSAVNGNGLRERPPWRILFFGTDEFAVESLKALTLSRDSSPKTAVDTLEVVTLPAFLSKELPVRRFASQNELPIHDWPHIGPCEQFDVGVVVSFGCLLPEDLILKFPYGILNVHPSLLPRWRGPAPVFHTVLNGDTETGVTIMQIRPKRFDVGPILIQDKCLVQPHCTAQELGATLAKMGAKMLISTLENLPERIQNKKEQSKQGATFAPKISVDMSWVNWEDQSCDQIGRLFQAIGSRISLRTLWMGDTIKLLDFVGQNEIPVVSESEQQRKPTPGSLLYHKESNTLLVCCKDGWVGFRAVKLKKRLSAADFYNGYLHRYFLRKSERQQRECLFQTYKPEPKSVKKRKLHQQV
- the LOC117427847 gene encoding methionyl-tRNA formyltransferase, mitochondrial-like isoform X3, with protein sequence MYVTMWIQLKHIGSHCVITRVWHQRKLFRNYACLWRVSSRLRELRVFSNDSKRTHDSPCSFASNSAVNGNGLRERPPWRILFFGTDEFAVESLKALTLSRDSSPKTAVDTLEVVTLPAFLSKELPVRRFASQNELPIHDWPHIGPCEQFDVGVVVSFGCLLPEDLILKFPYGILNVHPSLLPRWRGPAPVFHTVLNGDTETGVTIMQIRPKRFDVGPILIQDKCLVQPHCTAQELGATLAKMGAKMLISTLENLPERIQNKKEQSKQGATFAPKISVDMSWVNWEDQSCDQIGRLFQAIGSRISLRTLWMGDTIKLLDFVGQNEIPVVSESEQQRKPTPGSLLYHKESNTLLVC
- the LOC117427847 gene encoding methionyl-tRNA formyltransferase, mitochondrial-like isoform X1 yields the protein MYVTMWIQLKHIGSHCVITRVWHQRKLFRNYACLWRVSSRLRELRVFSNDSKRTHDSPCSFASNSAVNGNGLRERPPWRILFFGTDEFAVESLKALTLSRDSSPKTAVDTLEVVTLPAFLSKELPVRRFASQNELPIHDWPHIGPCEQFDVGVVVSFGCLLPEDLILKFPYGILNVHPSLLPRWRGPAPVFHTVLNGDTETGVTIMQIRPKRFDVGPILIQDKCLVQPHCTAQELGATLAKMGAKMLISTLENLPERIQNKKEQSKQGATFAPKISVDMSWVNWEDQSCDQIGRLFQAIGSRISLRTLWMGDTIKLLDFVGQNEIPVVSGWLGGVQSSEIEEEAFSSRFLQWLSPSVFSKKIRKAAKRVSFPNVQTRTQKREKKKAAPAGLKHATHQEEEPFRSVARVNMRSVNCAEN